GGCTTATTCCTTGGTCACACTAGGGCTGGTTGAGCGCTGACACTCAACTAGCACCACGGGTATAAGAATGTTTCAGACGATAACTAGTTCCTGTAAATGTTAAGAGATAGCTGTGATGAACAAGGCGGTCAATGATAGCCGTAGTCAATCGTTCATCATGGAATACGCTATTCCATTTACTGAATTCCAAGTTGGTGGTAATAATGACACTTCTCTTTTCGTAACATCCTGCAATGACTTGGAAAAGGAGCTGCGCTCCTTCTTTGCTTACAGGGATGTAGCCCCATTCATCACAGATCAGTAAATCGATTTTTTCGAGCTGATTCATCATCTTGTGGAGATTTCCTGTAGTATTCTTTGCTTCAATCAGCTCATTGACCAACGCGGCTGTTCGATAAAATTTCACGCTTTTCCCTTGGTTACAGGCTTCTACACCAATCGCTGTCGCTAAATGCGTCTTGCCTGTGCCTACACCTCCATATAAAACTAGATTCTCTCTTCGCTCGATAAACTTCGTTGATTTGAGCTCTTCGACGGATAACTGCTTTGGAAACTCGATATGATCAAACGTGTATCCTTGAAATGTTTTCACCACATCAAAATTGGCTTGTTTGAGTAAGCGATTTTTCCGTGTCACCCGTCGATGTTCTACTTCCAGTGCTAATAGTTGTACGAGAAATTCTTCATGGGTATTTGCTTCAATTATGGAATAGTACTCGGCAATGCGACTCCCTAACTTTAATTCTTTACAATAGGCTTCAATCACCTGTTTCATCGTGAAATGCCTCCTAACAGCTTATCGTATCGCTCCAAGTTGACTTCAAATACCACTTTTTGA
Above is a window of Geobacillus thermoleovorans DNA encoding:
- the istB gene encoding IS21-like element helper ATPase IstB gives rise to the protein MKQVIEAYCKELKLGSRIAEYYSIIEANTHEEFLVQLLALEVEHRRVTRKNRLLKQANFDVVKTFQGYTFDHIEFPKQLSVEELKSTKFIERRENLVLYGGVGTGKTHLATAIGVEACNQGKSVKFYRTAALVNELIEAKNTTGNLHKMMNQLEKIDLLICDEWGYIPVSKEGAQLLFQVIAGCYEKRSVIITTNLEFSKWNSVFHDERLTTAIIDRLVHHSYLLTFTGTSYRLKHSYTRGAS